In Candidatus Hydrogenedentota bacterium, the sequence AAGCCGTAGTCCATGAAACGTTGCGTGCGCTCGGTATCGCCGTTGGCGAATGTGAACTGATCCCAGAAGGTGGTGTAGAGACCTGGATAGCCTGGGAAGCCTCGAAACATCATGCGGTGCCAGTAGTCATCCAGTTGGAAACCGACGAATAGGGAAGGGGTGGCGAGAATTGAAGCGAGTAGGGCCAGTTTCCACGGAAGACTGCGCGAGGCAGAGTGCTTTTCAAGCCACGTCATCCACTTTTGAACTGCCGGTGGAGTCATGCTTGGTTGGCGTGCGGCGTCCGAAAACGCGGCGGAATCTCCGTGACGGTTGCAAGCAGACGTTTGTCCGAATCGAGCACGACCTTGGTGCGCCCGAAGAGGTCCAGTCCCGGTTTGGATTGAAGGAGGTGCTCGACCTCCGTTCCTGGGCCAAACTGAAAGAACGCCTGCGACTGATACCCATGATCGGTGCCATTCTCTTCAAGGATCCGACCGAATGGTTTGCGGGCCTTCTGTATCTCCGAGCGCACGCGTTTCTCGAACCGGTCGAGGTAGGCCTCGATACTTGCAAACAGAAGCGGTTTGCGCGACTTGGAGTTCTTCAGGAGAACGAGTCTGCGGTAGTACTGTTCCGTGTGGTCCATGGCGACCAATTCGATATGTATAGGACCGCCAAAGACGGACTCGAGGTGTTTGGTCATGCTTCCCGAGGCTTGAAAGTAGATGGCGATATCGGGAGGTAGCTGCTCGAACGTCGCGGGCGCAAACACTGGGGTCCGCCAGCCTTTGACGACAAACAGATCGTTGAGCGGTTTCAGCTCAGGTGTATCCAGAACAGCGACCACCGATACTCTCCTGCACGTCACACAGAAAACGCAATGCTCCGCAGCCGATTGGCAGAATGCGGAGTGCTCGGTCATCGCGAGACCTTGCCCTTACCCGCTCCTATTGTACTTCCTGCGCGCGATTTCCGCAACACGCCAATCAGACGGGACTTAGCCCTATTGATGTCCCGATGCGGCGTGGTCTTCGCGGTATCTTTGGATGCAGTATTCCAGTTTGCCTTGCGCCATGAGCAGCCGATGGACGAGTTCCCGCAAGGCCCCGTGTCCGCCGGGGGCAACGGTCACGTAGTGCGCCGCGGAACGAACCTCTTCAAGCGCATCTTTCACCGCCACGGACACGCCCACGATGTCCATTGCGTTCATGTCAATGATGTCGTCCCCAATGAACGCAATTTCTTCGAGCGAAAGGCCTTCTTGCTCCGCAATCTTCCGGCACGCCGTCGCCTTGTCGCGGGTGTTGGTGAAGCATGCGCAGCATTTCCATTGCTTGGCCAGGGTTTCCACGGCGGGAGATCCCAGCCCGGTGACAAAGGCCATCTTTCCGCCCACGTAGCGCCACAGGGCCAGACCCAATCCGTCGCGTGCGTAGAATGCCCGAAACGGGCGCCCTTCGCCGTCGTACCACATCTTCCCGTCGGTCAAAACCCCATCCACATCACTGA encodes:
- a CDS encoding HAD hydrolase family protein — encoded protein: MSELEQRMSRIKLIVSDVDGVLTDGKMWYDGEGRPFRAFYARDGLGLALWRYVGGKMAFVTGLGSPAVETLAKQWKCCACFTNTRDKATACRKIAEQEGLSLEEIAFIGDDIIDMNAMDIVGVSVAVKDALEEVRSAAHYVTVAPGGHGALRELVHRLLMAQGKLEYCIQRYREDHAASGHQ